Proteins encoded within one genomic window of Nordella sp. HKS 07:
- a CDS encoding HutD family protein — protein sequence MKILRRDDYKVMPWKNGGGITTEIAVDPPDGGFGGTGFRWRVSIADVAEDGPFSKFAGYDRHIMLLEGKGMRLETEEIGAIDLASPYRPASFSGDWSVTGKLSDGPVRDFNLMIARSFGKGSLTCRQLTAPLPLMAMGATHLIYCIDGEVTVGGHLLGMGETGILAGYENVVLTPLAEDALIAYCIIHQQQGPRS from the coding sequence ATGAAGATCCTGCGGCGCGACGATTACAAGGTGATGCCCTGGAAGAATGGCGGCGGCATCACGACCGAGATCGCGGTCGATCCCCCAGATGGCGGGTTCGGCGGCACCGGATTCCGCTGGCGCGTCAGCATCGCCGATGTCGCGGAGGACGGTCCCTTCTCGAAATTCGCCGGCTATGACCGCCATATCATGCTGCTCGAAGGCAAGGGCATGCGGCTCGAAACCGAAGAGATCGGCGCGATCGATCTCGCTTCGCCCTATCGCCCGGCCTCCTTCTCCGGCGACTGGTCGGTCACCGGCAAGCTCAGCGACGGACCGGTGCGCGACTTCAATCTGATGATTGCGCGCTCATTCGGCAAAGGGTCGCTCACCTGCCGCCAGCTCACAGCACCCCTGCCCCTGATGGCGATGGGCGCCACGCATCTCATCTACTGCATCGACGGTGAAGTCACAGTCGGCGGACATTTGCTGGGAATGGGCGAGACCGGCATTCTCGCCGGATACGAGAATGTGGTGTTGACGCCTCTGGCCGAGGACGCGCTCATCGCCTATTGCATTATTCATCAGCAGCAGGGCCCTCGGAGCTGA
- a CDS encoding acylphosphatase — protein MTRILHAAIRGRVQGVGYRAWVADTALRLDLTGWVRNRRDGSVEAVFKGADEAVAHMLAACRKGPRSAVVHDIVVSEAADEGWRDFAVRPTL, from the coding sequence ATGACCAGGATCCTGCATGCCGCCATCAGGGGCCGGGTGCAGGGAGTGGGCTATCGCGCCTGGGTGGCAGACACGGCGCTCCGCCTCGACCTCACGGGCTGGGTGCGCAATCGCCGCGATGGTTCAGTGGAGGCGGTCTTCAAGGGCGCGGATGAGGCGGTCGCGCACATGCTCGCCGCCTGCCGCAAGGGGCCTCGCAGCGCGGTGGTGCACGACATCGTGGTGAGCGAGGCGGCGGACGAGGGCTGGCGCGATTTCGCCGTGCGGCCGACCCTGTAG
- a CDS encoding cupin domain-containing protein yields MQVVDHGDTPREEWRPGVATRMLISAQTGARELCIFEQWVAPATGAPSHVHPVEEVLSVLSGEAEMWIDEERAILTAGQSLVVPALRKHGFRNTGAGTLHIHAVLASPVFEAQVEGRAEPVRRWLPAGD; encoded by the coding sequence ATGCAGGTAGTCGATCATGGCGATACCCCACGCGAGGAATGGCGCCCGGGTGTCGCGACGCGCATGCTGATCTCGGCGCAAACGGGCGCCAGGGAGCTTTGCATCTTCGAGCAATGGGTGGCGCCCGCGACCGGAGCGCCAAGCCATGTGCATCCGGTCGAGGAAGTTCTGTCCGTGCTGTCGGGCGAGGCGGAAATGTGGATCGACGAGGAACGCGCCATCCTGACCGCCGGCCAATCGCTGGTCGTTCCGGCGCTGCGCAAGCATGGGTTCCGCAATACGGGCGCCGGCACGCTTCATATCCATGCGGTGCTGGCGTCGCCGGTCTTCGAAGCACAGGTCGAGGGCAGGGCGGAACCGGTGCGGCGCTGGCTGCCGGCCGGCGACTGA
- a CDS encoding ABC transporter substrate-binding protein produces the protein MRLSSLVIAALLALAAPPALAQERSIESCATTSSFKAAPSRVITLNQQATEIMLALGLERHLIGTAYLDDAIPERWLTAYKSVPVIAKQYPAREVVMAQSPDFLFAGFASAFGEKRLGPEKDWNALGIGTYVVNAECRNQHPDDVMITTAALYTDIERIGALFGAEDKARALADDMKARLAAVAGSNPGAGRRAFLFDSGTETAFSAGCCGTPALLLQAVGLKNIAADVKGRWADLAWEKVATADPEIIVPIEAEWSTAQEKINHLKADPVLSQLEAVKAERFIIIPFSQTLLGVRFVEGVEKLGADLEALK, from the coding sequence ATGAGATTGTCTAGCCTGGTGATCGCGGCCCTCCTGGCGCTTGCGGCGCCGCCAGCCCTGGCGCAGGAGCGCAGCATCGAAAGCTGCGCCACGACCTCGAGCTTCAAGGCGGCACCGAGCCGCGTCATCACGCTCAATCAGCAGGCTACCGAGATCATGCTGGCGCTCGGCCTCGAACGCCACCTCATCGGCACCGCCTATCTCGACGATGCGATCCCCGAGCGCTGGCTTACCGCGTACAAGAGCGTGCCGGTGATCGCCAAGCAATATCCGGCGCGTGAGGTGGTGATGGCGCAGAGTCCGGACTTTCTCTTCGCCGGCTTCGCGTCGGCCTTCGGCGAGAAGAGGCTCGGCCCCGAGAAGGACTGGAATGCTCTTGGCATCGGAACCTATGTGGTCAATGCGGAATGTCGCAACCAGCATCCCGACGACGTCATGATCACCACGGCGGCGCTCTATACCGATATCGAGCGCATCGGCGCGCTGTTCGGCGCAGAGGACAAAGCCAGAGCTTTGGCGGACGATATGAAGGCGCGGCTCGCCGCTGTCGCCGGCAGCAATCCGGGCGCCGGACGGCGCGCCTTCCTTTTCGACTCCGGCACCGAGACCGCGTTCTCGGCGGGCTGCTGCGGAACACCCGCCTTGCTGCTCCAGGCCGTCGGCCTCAAGAACATCGCCGCCGATGTGAAGGGCCGCTGGGCCGATCTCGCCTGGGAGAAGGTCGCCACCGCCGATCCGGAGATCATCGTGCCGATCGAGGCGGAATGGTCGACGGCGCAAGAGAAGATCAATCACCTCAAGGCCGATCCGGTGCTTTCGCAGCTCGAGGCCGTCAAGGCGGAGCGTTTCATCATCATTCCCTTCTCGCAAACCTTGCTCGGTGTGCGCTTCGTCGAAGGGGTGGAAAAACTCGGCGCCGATCTCGAGGCCTTGAAGTAG
- a CDS encoding ferredoxin, whose protein sequence is MQPDAILYLVSQAYVSAKRLRALKAGLLQASAVPARVARMEGAEAGPMTALDELVHDGASAILVQPVGLPFSDSLGAWLGGALGHWLRKNPAIQLALAQDQADAAEVHAAVAARALSKADAARLITTDEAELNNPGWQDPPPFRHHLLVCSGPRCSYREAGSIKDVLTDALRREGIYDNCLIALTGCLFPCNQGPLVAVYPSGHWYRLTKPADVARFAAALASNTFVPELIIHEVKHHEIV, encoded by the coding sequence ATGCAGCCTGACGCTATACTCTATCTGGTGAGCCAGGCCTATGTGAGCGCCAAGCGTCTGCGCGCTCTCAAGGCCGGATTACTCCAGGCTTCCGCCGTCCCGGCGCGCGTCGCGCGCATGGAGGGCGCCGAGGCCGGTCCCATGACGGCTCTCGACGAGCTGGTGCACGACGGCGCCAGCGCCATCCTGGTGCAGCCGGTCGGCCTGCCATTCTCCGACAGTCTCGGCGCGTGGCTCGGCGGTGCCCTTGGCCACTGGCTGCGGAAGAATCCAGCCATCCAACTGGCGCTGGCGCAGGACCAGGCCGACGCGGCAGAGGTGCACGCGGCGGTCGCCGCCAGGGCACTGAGCAAGGCCGACGCGGCACGTCTCATTACGACGGACGAAGCCGAGCTCAATAATCCGGGCTGGCAGGATCCACCACCCTTCCGCCACCACCTGCTGGTCTGCTCCGGCCCGCGCTGCAGCTACCGCGAGGCCGGCTCGATCAAGGACGTGCTCACCGACGCCCTGCGGCGCGAAGGCATATATGACAACTGCCTCATCGCGCTGACCGGATGTCTTTTTCCCTGCAACCAGGGGCCGTTGGTGGCGGTCTATCCCTCAGGTCACTGGTACCGGCTCACGAAGCCGGCAGACGTGGCCCGTTTCGCCGCCGCACTGGCTTCCAATACGTTCGTCCCTGAACTCATCATCCATGAGGTAAAACATCATGAGATTGTCTAG
- a CDS encoding GNAT family N-acetyltransferase, with product MILIARSVAGDALGFATISFAPFAWTGSDIAFLQDLFVSEAARGLGAGAALLNAVYAEADERRAAQVYWMVDETDETLQRFYERNGIRTPYLRYMRTPWPW from the coding sequence GTGATCCTCATCGCCCGCTCCGTCGCCGGAGATGCCCTTGGCTTCGCGACGATCAGCTTCGCGCCCTTCGCCTGGACGGGTTCCGACATCGCCTTTCTGCAGGATCTCTTCGTCAGCGAAGCCGCGCGTGGACTGGGCGCCGGCGCGGCCTTGCTCAATGCGGTTTATGCCGAGGCAGACGAGCGCCGTGCCGCTCAAGTTTATTGGATGGTCGATGAGACGGATGAAACGCTGCAGCGCTTCTACGAAAGGAATGGCATCCGCACGCCGTACCTGCGCTATATGCGGACGCCCTGGCCCTGGTGA
- a CDS encoding cation diffusion facilitator family transporter, which translates to MAQSEKQSVALISMAASAALAIAKLVAGLLTGSLGILSEAVHSFTDFCATVITFFAVRMSDQPPDERHHYGHAKIESIAALAETGLLLGTTAWISYEAIHRLISGNTEILLTWWAAAIIVVSIIVDFFRARALTRVAKATSSEALAADALNFTSDMWSSMAVLVGLGLVWYGFPAADSIAALIVACVMTVIALRLGKRTLDTLLDAAPGSATEAIRKIIEATPGVLALERLRIRPAGATLFTGVVVTVPRTMPVDDMIALRELVSQNIRAAYPNADVTVTTDPVALDDESISQRVRLIAHRLDLAIHHLTIQRVGIRTAVSFDLEVDARMSLLDAHEKATMLEAAIRGELGQDVEVESHIEPLPEKVLPGEDLPPRSQKEIEDLLRKLAAAETRVCDIHNVRVRRNSEGVFVHYHCRFAPEEAVETVHEVIDRIELSLQHAKPDIRRVIAHAEPIGYALH; encoded by the coding sequence ATGGCTCAGTCGGAAAAACAATCTGTCGCCCTCATCTCCATGGCGGCGAGCGCCGCGCTCGCCATCGCCAAGCTGGTGGCGGGGCTGCTCACCGGATCGCTCGGCATCCTGTCGGAGGCTGTCCACAGCTTCACCGATTTCTGTGCCACGGTGATCACCTTCTTCGCCGTGCGCATGAGCGATCAGCCGCCGGACGAACGGCATCATTACGGCCATGCGAAAATCGAGAGCATCGCGGCGCTGGCCGAGACCGGCCTGCTGCTCGGCACCACCGCCTGGATCTCCTATGAGGCCATCCATCGCCTGATCTCCGGCAACACCGAGATCCTGCTCACCTGGTGGGCGGCCGCCATCATCGTCGTCTCGATCATCGTCGATTTCTTCCGCGCCCGTGCCCTGACCCGCGTCGCCAAGGCGACGTCGAGCGAGGCGCTGGCCGCCGATGCGCTCAACTTCACCTCGGACATGTGGAGCTCCATGGCGGTGCTGGTCGGCCTCGGCCTGGTCTGGTACGGCTTTCCGGCCGCCGACTCCATCGCAGCTTTGATCGTCGCCTGCGTCATGACGGTGATCGCATTGCGCCTCGGCAAGCGCACGCTCGACACCTTGCTCGACGCGGCGCCGGGCTCGGCCACCGAGGCCATCCGCAAGATCATCGAGGCGACGCCCGGCGTGCTGGCGCTCGAACGCTTGCGCATCCGGCCCGCCGGCGCCACGCTGTTCACCGGCGTCGTCGTGACCGTGCCGCGCACCATGCCGGTCGACGACATGATCGCGCTCAGGGAACTGGTGAGCCAGAATATCCGGGCCGCCTATCCCAATGCGGATGTCACCGTCACCACGGATCCCGTGGCGCTCGACGATGAATCGATCTCGCAGCGCGTGCGGCTCATCGCGCATCGTCTCGATCTGGCGATCCACCATCTGACCATCCAGCGCGTCGGCATCCGTACCGCCGTCAGCTTCGATCTCGAGGTCGACGCCAGGATGTCGCTGCTCGACGCCCATGAAAAGGCGACCATGCTCGAGGCCGCCATCCGCGGTGAGCTCGGCCAGGATGTCGAGGTGGAGAGCCACATCGAGCCGCTGCCCGAGAAGGTGCTGCCGGGAGAGGATCTGCCGCCGCGTAGCCAGAAGGAAATCGAGGATCTGCTGCGCAAGCTCGCCGCGGCCGAGACGCGGGTCTGCGACATCCACAATGTGCGGGTCAGGCGCAACAGCGAGGGCGTCTTCGTGCATTATCACTGCCGCTTCGCTCCCGAGGAGGCAGTCGAGACGGTGCATGAAGTCATCGACCGGATCGAGCTCTCGCTGCAACACGCCAAGCCCGATATCCGGCGCGTGATCGCGCATGCCGAACCGATCGGCTATGCTTTGCATTGA
- the lipB gene encoding lipoyl(octanoyl) transferase LipB, translating into MQPRSNIAFSLKSAPSARWEVTPGLTSYEDGIARMERETLAIARGDSPELVWLLEHPPLYTAGTSAKETDLVAADRFPVHKTGRGGQYTYHGPGQRVAYVMLDLRKRGQDVRAFVAGLEAWLIDTLAAFNVKGERREDRVGVWVRRPDKGPDVEEKIAAIGIRVRHSVTFHGISLNVEPDLSHFSGIVPCGVAEHGVTSLVDLGLPVTMEDADVALKAAYREIFG; encoded by the coding sequence ATGCAGCCCCGTTCGAATATCGCTTTTTCCCTGAAATCAGCACCTTCCGCCCGCTGGGAAGTTACCCCCGGCCTCACCTCCTACGAGGACGGAATCGCCCGCATGGAGCGCGAAACCCTCGCTATCGCCAGGGGCGATTCTCCCGAACTGGTCTGGCTACTCGAGCACCCGCCCCTCTACACCGCCGGCACCAGCGCCAAGGAAACGGATCTCGTGGCCGCGGACCGCTTCCCCGTCCACAAGACCGGGCGCGGCGGCCAATATACCTATCACGGGCCCGGCCAGCGGGTCGCCTATGTGATGCTGGACCTGCGCAAGCGCGGACAGGATGTGCGCGCTTTCGTGGCCGGGCTCGAGGCCTGGCTCATCGACACCCTCGCCGCCTTCAACGTCAAGGGCGAGCGGCGCGAGGACCGGGTCGGCGTCTGGGTCAGGCGGCCCGACAAGGGTCCAGATGTCGAAGAGAAGATCGCCGCCATCGGCATCAGGGTGCGCCACAGCGTGACCTTCCATGGCATCAGCCTCAATGTCGAGCCGGACCTGTCGCATTTTTCTGGCATCGTGCCCTGCGGCGTGGCGGAGCACGGCGTCACCAGCCTGGTCGATCTCGGTCTGCCGGTTACGATGGAGGACGCCGACGTGGCGCTGAAGGCCGCCTATCGCGAGATCTTCGGGTGA
- a CDS encoding acetyl/propionyl/methylcrotonyl-CoA carboxylase subunit alpha, producing the protein MFKKILIANRGEIACRVIKTARRMGIKTVAVYSEADAASLHVDMADEAVAIGAAPAAQSYLVIEKIIEACKATGAEAVHPGYGFLSERSAFPRALAEAGITFIGPNPEAIDAMGDKIESKKAAAAAKVSTVPGHLGIIEDEAEAVKIARKIGYPVMIKASAGGGGKGMRIAHSDAEVTDGFARARSEAKSSFGDDRVFIEKFIVNPRHVEIQVLGDKHGNVIYLGERECSIQRRNQKVIEEAPSPLLDEKTRKAMGEQAVALAKAVNYDSAGTVEFVAGQDRSFFFLEMNTRLQVEHPVTELVTGIDLVEQMIRVAASEKLVLQQKDVKLKGWAVEARVYAEDPYRNFLPSTGRLIKYRPPKESSEDGITVRNDTGVFEGGEISIYYDPMIAKLCTHAGDRATAIAAMGNALDEFYVDGIQHNIPFLAAIMENERWKSGQLSTGFIAEEFPGGFAGNELTPELKARLSAVAVMADHVENRRKRLIGGQMNGRAVKFSRDRVVRLGNDWLPVAIVNEDERVLTLDTGKQCFVKSAWAPGQEVWRGEIDGKPVSVLLRRIPNGYRLSHRGVSIDAYVFNAREAELARLMPAKKAADTSKKLLCPMPGLVVAIAVAEGQEIKAGEPLAIVEAMKMENILRAERDAVVKKVHVKKGDSLAVDAVIMEFA; encoded by the coding sequence ATGTTCAAGAAAATACTGATCGCCAACCGGGGTGAAATCGCCTGCCGTGTCATCAAGACGGCGCGCCGCATGGGCATCAAGACCGTCGCCGTCTATTCCGAAGCTGACGCGGCGTCTCTTCACGTCGATATGGCGGACGAGGCCGTGGCGATCGGCGCCGCCCCCGCGGCCCAGTCCTATCTCGTCATCGAGAAGATCATCGAGGCCTGCAAGGCGACCGGCGCGGAAGCCGTCCATCCGGGCTATGGTTTTCTGTCGGAGCGCTCGGCCTTCCCGCGCGCCTTGGCCGAAGCCGGCATCACCTTCATCGGGCCGAACCCGGAAGCGATCGACGCCATGGGCGACAAGATCGAATCGAAGAAGGCGGCGGCCGCCGCCAAGGTGTCGACCGTGCCCGGCCATCTGGGCATTATCGAGGACGAGGCCGAGGCGGTGAAGATCGCCCGCAAGATCGGCTATCCGGTGATGATCAAGGCCTCGGCCGGCGGCGGCGGCAAAGGCATGCGCATCGCCCATTCGGATGCGGAAGTGACCGACGGCTTCGCCCGGGCGCGCTCGGAGGCGAAGTCCTCCTTCGGCGACGACCGCGTCTTCATCGAGAAGTTCATCGTCAATCCGCGCCATGTCGAGATCCAGGTGCTGGGCGACAAGCACGGCAATGTCATCTATCTCGGCGAGCGCGAATGCTCGATCCAGCGCCGCAATCAGAAGGTCATCGAGGAGGCCCCGTCGCCCTTGCTCGACGAGAAGACGCGCAAGGCCATGGGCGAGCAGGCGGTGGCGCTGGCCAAGGCGGTGAACTACGATTCCGCCGGCACCGTCGAATTCGTCGCCGGGCAGGATCGCTCCTTCTTCTTCCTCGAGATGAATACGCGCCTGCAGGTCGAGCATCCGGTGACCGAGCTCGTCACCGGCATCGACCTCGTCGAACAGATGATCCGCGTCGCCGCCAGCGAGAAGCTTGTGCTCCAGCAGAAGGACGTGAAGCTAAAGGGCTGGGCGGTGGAAGCCCGCGTCTATGCCGAGGATCCCTATCGCAACTTCCTTCCCTCGACCGGGCGCCTCATCAAATATCGTCCGCCCAAGGAGAGTTCGGAAGACGGCATCACGGTGCGCAATGATACCGGCGTCTTCGAAGGCGGCGAGATCTCGATCTATTACGACCCGATGATCGCCAAGCTGTGCACCCATGCGGGAGACCGGGCGACAGCCATCGCGGCGATGGGCAACGCTCTCGATGAGTTCTATGTCGACGGCATCCAGCACAACATCCCCTTCCTCGCCGCCATCATGGAGAATGAGCGCTGGAAATCGGGCCAGCTCTCGACCGGCTTCATCGCCGAGGAGTTTCCCGGCGGCTTCGCCGGCAATGAGCTGACGCCTGAGCTGAAGGCGCGGCTTTCCGCCGTGGCTGTCATGGCCGATCATGTCGAGAACCGCCGCAAGCGCCTGATCGGCGGCCAGATGAACGGCAGGGCGGTGAAATTCAGCCGCGACCGGGTGGTCCGCCTCGGCAATGACTGGCTGCCGGTCGCGATCGTGAACGAAGACGAGCGCGTGCTCACCCTCGATACCGGCAAGCAGTGCTTCGTCAAGAGCGCCTGGGCGCCCGGCCAGGAGGTCTGGCGCGGCGAGATCGACGGCAAGCCGGTCTCGGTGCTTCTGCGCCGAATCCCCAATGGCTACCGCCTCTCGCACCGTGGCGTCAGCATCGATGCCTATGTGTTCAACGCCCGCGAGGCCGAGCTCGCGCGCCTGATGCCGGCCAAGAAGGCGGCCGATACGTCGAAGAAACTGCTCTGTCCGATGCCGGGCCTCGTCGTCGCGATCGCGGTGGCGGAGGGCCAGGAGATCAAGGCCGGCGAGCCGCTCGCCATCGTCGAGGCGATGAAGATGGAGAACATCCTGCGCGCCGAGCGCGATGCGGTCGTCAAGAAGGTCCATGTGAAGAAGGGCGACAGCCTGGCGGTCGATGCCGTCATCATGGAATTCGCATGA
- a CDS encoding NAD(P)/FAD-dependent oxidoreductase, which translates to MWEKHDTVIIGGGQAGLAMSYHLRQRGREHIILERHRVAERWRTERWDSLRFQLPNSFLALPGKSYAGSEPDGFVHHADVLRFVVDYAAEIAAPVRTGVEVTNLSRDVSNGEYTLETSDEPIQAQHVVIATGPFQRPLIPDYSNAVPSSIYQTDAVHYRNPENLPPGAVLVVGSGNSGCQIADELLRSGRRVFLAISRHNRVPRRYRGKDIIWWYENLGRFDVNIDTFPGRKYPPTIIMTGMDGGYDLDPRRLGYMGATLLGRVVGTADGTLALAEDAGPLLAAAEKGNATFIEAADTLAARLPMSSDIQPKEELPPLPPLRIDAGIRTLHLREESIGTIIWANGYGYNFDWLKLPITDAHGVPIQQRGVTACPGVYFLGLHWMHTFRSAILSFVGRDAAYIADQIDHLAH; encoded by the coding sequence TTGTGGGAGAAGCACGACACAGTCATCATTGGCGGCGGCCAGGCGGGACTGGCCATGAGCTATCATTTGCGCCAGCGCGGTCGCGAGCACATCATCCTTGAGCGGCATCGGGTTGCCGAGCGCTGGCGTACCGAGCGCTGGGATTCGCTGCGGTTCCAACTTCCAAACTCATTTCTTGCCTTGCCTGGAAAGTCCTATGCGGGATCCGAGCCTGACGGGTTTGTCCATCATGCCGACGTCTTGCGCTTTGTCGTCGACTATGCGGCAGAGATTGCAGCACCGGTCCGCACCGGTGTTGAAGTCACGAACCTCAGCCGCGACGTAAGCAACGGGGAATATACCCTTGAAACCTCAGATGAGCCGATCCAGGCACAGCACGTCGTCATCGCAACGGGTCCGTTCCAACGCCCCCTGATCCCGGACTACAGCAACGCCGTGCCGAGTTCCATTTATCAGACGGACGCTGTCCACTACCGCAATCCGGAAAATCTGCCGCCGGGTGCCGTGTTAGTCGTGGGAAGCGGCAATTCAGGCTGCCAAATTGCCGACGAACTCTTGCGCAGTGGCCGGCGGGTTTTTCTCGCTATCAGCCGCCATAATCGGGTACCCCGGCGCTATCGAGGCAAGGATATCATCTGGTGGTACGAAAATCTGGGCCGCTTCGACGTGAACATCGATACCTTTCCGGGCAGGAAATATCCGCCAACAATAATCATGACCGGCATGGATGGGGGTTACGACCTCGATCCCCGCCGCCTTGGTTATATGGGCGCCACGCTCCTTGGACGCGTGGTCGGGACAGCCGATGGCACACTGGCGCTTGCCGAAGACGCCGGCCCATTGCTGGCGGCGGCCGAAAAGGGCAACGCGACCTTCATTGAGGCGGCGGACACGCTGGCGGCCAGACTGCCAATGAGCTCCGATATCCAGCCAAAGGAAGAATTGCCGCCACTACCGCCTCTGCGGATCGACGCCGGCATACGCACATTGCACCTGCGCGAGGAGAGTATCGGCACAATCATTTGGGCAAATGGATATGGCTACAACTTCGATTGGTTGAAGCTGCCGATCACTGATGCCCATGGTGTTCCCATCCAACAGCGCGGTGTGACCGCCTGTCCCGGTGTCTATTTCCTGGGACTCCACTGGATGCACACATTCCGGTCAGCGATTCTTTCCTTCGTCGGCCGCGATGCTGCCTATATCGCGGATCAAATTGATCATCTGGCGCATTGA
- a CDS encoding heavy-metal-associated domain-containing protein, whose protein sequence is MCEAHRHADTPKAAGHKADLAFHVQEMTCGHCAGVITSALTKSFPGISVHADTAARMVYVNGASDAKAVGGIIADAGYESTAV, encoded by the coding sequence ATGTGCGAAGCACATCGTCACGCCGATACCCCGAAGGCGGCCGGCCATAAGGCCGACCTCGCCTTCCATGTTCAGGAAATGACCTGCGGCCACTGCGCCGGCGTGATCACTTCCGCCCTGACCAAGAGCTTTCCCGGTATCTCGGTTCACGCCGACACCGCCGCCCGCATGGTCTATGTCAACGGTGCGAGCGACGCCAAGGCCGTCGGCGGCATCATCGCCGACGCGGGATACGAGTCGACCGCCGTCTGA
- a CDS encoding FAD-binding oxidoreductase, with translation MKYVTLPQIERRVAVAEGQTILEAALGVGVPYPHSCTAGRCAACKSRLHSGSVTLKPHTRFALSEEEKAQGLILACRAAPDSDVSLSWLGEAPADAAGPPQGASVVAVEQMTHDIRRLALKLDERTRFRFTAGQYLKLTVEGAPSRPYSMASRPDEELVELHVRAVPGGRTSSRIMSSLREGDRVSVEGAFGSAFLRDAHAGAIIAVAGGSGLAPIKSIVETALASGADSPITVYFGARAQRDLYLVEHFRDLAARHPQVAYHAALSSEIAEGWRSGFVSDVIARDHAALAGAKAYIAGPPAMVDAVQLVLAERGVLARDIHADSFFTPEGG, from the coding sequence ATGAAATACGTGACGCTCCCACAGATCGAACGGCGCGTGGCCGTTGCCGAGGGCCAGACGATCCTCGAGGCGGCGCTTGGCGTCGGCGTCCCCTATCCGCACAGCTGCACGGCCGGGCGTTGCGCCGCCTGCAAGTCGAGGCTCCACTCGGGCAGCGTGACGCTCAAGCCGCATACGCGTTTCGCGCTGAGCGAGGAGGAAAAAGCGCAAGGCCTGATCCTCGCCTGCCGGGCGGCGCCCGACAGCGATGTGAGCCTGAGCTGGCTCGGCGAGGCTCCGGCGGATGCCGCGGGGCCACCGCAAGGGGCGAGCGTCGTCGCCGTCGAGCAGATGACCCATGACATCCGTCGCCTCGCCCTCAAGCTCGATGAGCGCACACGCTTCCGCTTCACCGCCGGCCAGTATCTCAAGCTCACCGTCGAAGGCGCGCCGTCGCGGCCCTATTCCATGGCGAGCCGGCCCGACGAGGAACTGGTCGAACTGCATGTCCGCGCCGTGCCCGGCGGGCGGACCAGCTCACGCATCATGTCGTCACTGCGCGAGGGCGATCGTGTCAGCGTCGAAGGCGCTTTCGGCTCGGCCTTTCTGCGCGACGCGCATGCGGGCGCGATCATCGCGGTCGCGGGGGGCAGCGGGCTCGCGCCCATAAAGTCCATCGTCGAGACCGCCCTCGCCTCTGGCGCCGATAGTCCGATCACGGTCTATTTCGGGGCGCGGGCGCAACGCGACCTCTATCTGGTCGAGCATTTCCGTGATCTCGCGGCCCGGCATCCGCAGGTGGCCTATCACGCCGCTCTCTCGTCGGAAATCGCGGAAGGCTGGCGGAGCGGATTTGTTTCCGATGTGATCGCCCGCGATCACGCGGCGCTCGCCGGCGCCAAGGCCTATATCGCGGGCCCGCCGGCCATGGTCGATGCGGTGCAGCTCGTGCTCGCCGAGCGCGGCGTGCTGGCGCGCGATATCCACGCCGACAGCTTCTTCACCCCGGAGGGCGGTTAG
- a CDS encoding DMT family transporter — MVRATLLFYLTPLWSTLLARFVLGEPITLLRWIAMAIAILGMLVIFRADVGIPLPERPGDWIALSSGLLWAVASILLRADRNSDAIDLLTQNFIWSAIIAAALLLAFGRGLPGSPPLATYLAQLPWLVPAIILVVMTGVYASMWGTPKLNPGLVGLLFMTEISVGAITAAIWSGDPFGWREVIGVVLISSAGMLESLWDLWRNRKAQPA, encoded by the coding sequence GTGGTAAGGGCTACCTTGCTGTTCTACCTCACGCCCTTGTGGAGCACGCTCCTCGCCCGCTTCGTTCTCGGCGAGCCGATCACGCTCTTGCGCTGGATCGCGATGGCGATCGCCATTCTCGGCATGCTGGTGATTTTCCGGGCCGATGTCGGCATTCCCCTGCCGGAGCGGCCCGGCGACTGGATCGCCCTTTCCTCCGGATTATTGTGGGCGGTCGCCTCGATCCTGCTGCGCGCCGATCGCAACAGCGACGCGATCGATCTCCTGACCCAGAATTTCATCTGGTCGGCCATCATCGCGGCGGCCCTGTTGCTGGCTTTCGGACGGGGTCTCCCCGGCTCACCGCCGCTCGCCACCTATCTGGCGCAACTGCCCTGGCTGGTGCCGGCGATCATCCTGGTGGTGATGACCGGCGTCTATGCCTCGATGTGGGGAACGCCGAAACTCAATCCCGGCCTGGTCGGACTGCTCTTCATGACCGAGATCAGCGTCGGCGCGATCACCGCGGCCATCTGGTCGGGCGATCCCTTCGGCTGGCGCGAGGTGATCGGCGTCGTGCTCATCTCGAGCGCCGGCATGCTCGAAAGCCTGTGGGACCTCTGGCGGAACCGGAAAGCGCAGCCGGCGTGA